The following coding sequences are from one bacterium window:
- a CDS encoding protein-L-isoaspartate(D-aspartate) O-methyltransferase, giving the protein MDKIKDYTDERLNMVGVQLAHRGIKDKRVLDAMSKVPRHLFVPSDSISVAYTDQPLSIGESQTISQPYMVALMSECLKLSGGEKILELGTGSGYQAAILAELGFSVYTMERISTLSIGAQRILKHLGYENIKFKVGDGTLGWHENAPYDGIMVTAGAPKVSQVLIDQLSEGGRIVIPVGNSFSQELFVASKINKKIKTQNICGCMFVPLIGKHGWNSEKKYY; this is encoded by the coding sequence ATGGATAAAATAAAAGATTATACGGACGAACGTCTTAATATGGTGGGCGTTCAACTGGCACATAGGGGAATCAAAGATAAGCGTGTTCTTGATGCTATGAGCAAGGTGCCAAGACACCTCTTTGTTCCTTCTGATAGTATCTCAGTTGCATATACTGATCAGCCGCTTTCTATAGGAGAATCTCAAACTATATCCCAGCCGTATATGGTTGCGTTAATGAGCGAATGTTTGAAGCTTAGTGGTGGAGAAAAAATTTTGGAATTAGGCACAGGCTCAGGGTATCAGGCAGCAATCCTGGCAGAATTAGGTTTTTCTGTTTATACAATGGAGAGAATTAGCACATTATCTATAGGTGCGCAGAGAATACTTAAACATCTAGGGTATGAAAACATAAAATTTAAGGTAGGAGATGGAACTCTTGGTTGGCATGAGAATGCTCCCTATGATGGAATAATGGTAACAGCTGGAGCTCCTAAAGTTTCGCAAGTTCTTATAGATCAATTATCAGAGGGTGGTAGAATAGTTATTCCTGTAGGTAATTCCTTTTCTCAAGAACTTTTTGTTGCTTCAAAAATCAATAAAAAAATAAAAACCCAAAATATCTGTGGATGTATGTTTGTCCCATTGATAGGTAAACATGGATGGAATAGTGAGAAGAAATATTATTAG